The DNA segment GTCCGGCGACTGGCCCTATCTGTGGCTCGACGCCACCTATCTGAAGATGCGCGAGGGTGGGCGTATTGTCTCCGTGGCGGCGATAATCGCGGTCGCCGTCGATACCGACGGAAAGAGGGAGATCGTCGGCCTTCACATCGGCCCGTCCGAAGCCGAGCCGTTCTGGACCTCGTTCCTGCGCGATCTGGTGCGCAGGGGACTGACCGGGGTCAAGCTGGTCATCTCGGATGCCCATGAAGGGCTGAAGGCGGCCCTTGTCCGCGTGCTCGGCGCGACATGGCAACGGTGCCGGGTTCATGCGATGCGCAATGCGCTGGCCTACGTTCCCAAGGGCCAGCACACCATGGTCGCCGCCGCGATCCGGCAGGCGTTCATCCAGCCCGACCACGACAGTGCCGTGCAGACCTGGCGGCATGTCGCCGACCAACTCCGCGCCAGATGGCCGAAGCTGGGAAGCTTCATGGATGATGCGGAAGCCGATGTGCTCGCCTACATGGCCTTCCCCGCCCAGCACCGCTCGAAGCTGCACAGCACGAATCCGCTGGAGCGGCTCAACAAGGAGGTGAAGCGCCGGGCCGATGTCGTCGGCATCTTCCCGAACGAGGACAGCATCGTCCGCCTGATCGGAGCCGTCCTGCTCGAAGCCAACGACGAGTGGCAGCTTCAGCATCGATACATGCAGGTCGAGGCCATGGCGGACCTCAACACACCGGCGATCGAGGACGAAAGGCCCCTTCAGATTACACCAAAGGCCGCCTGATCATGACGGCCCGGTCCCACACCCGAAATTACACCACATTGACGGACGCTATCGAACTCGCCCGCGCCAGGCAATTGAGCCTCGATGTGAGCGGAGACGGTCTGCCAGGTTGCCGATCCATCCCGAGTCATGACGGCCAAGAGATTATCCTTGAGCCCGTATGTTGCGCTCTCGGCGCTCGTAATCATGGCTTTGAAGCGGTCGGAAGGGGAGATTTGCTTGGGGTCCTGTGGGCCATCGGTCATGTCGGATGCCAAATATGATTGAGACGAATGTAGAAGCTTTCCGAGCTCTCTCGCCTAGGCTTTCTCGCGAAACCGATCGATCGCTCGCTGTGCAAGATCGTCCTCGTCGAGCGCCAGAGGAACCAGCGACGCAATGATATAGGCGAGGTTGTTTCTCTCCTGCTGGTTCGAGCCTTCCGGAGAAGACGGCTTGAGTTCCGCCCAGGCCCTTTCAAGAGCGGCCTCGGCACGGGCCAGGTCGATGGGATCGGTCAGCGATGAAAATGGCATGGCTTCCCTCGGCATGCCTGGAGATTGCGGCGTCGAGAAAGGGCGCCGCGAAAACCACGGCGCCCTCGAAGTTCAATAGTCCATGCCACCGGCGGGCATGGCGGGAGCCGCTTCCTTCTTCGGCGACTCGGCAATCATCGCCTCGGTGGTGATCAGCAGGCCGGCGACCGAAGCCGCGTCCTGGATCGCCGTGCGCACGACCTTGGTCGGGTCGATGATGCCAGCCTTGACCAGATCGCCATAGGTTCCGGTCTGGGCGTCATAGCCCTGGTTGTAATCGCTCGCCTCCAGCAGCCTGCCGACGATCACGGCGCCGTCATCGCCGGCGTTCTCGACGATCTGCTTGGCCGGAGCGGCAATCGCCTTCCGGACGATCTCGACGCCGGTCTTCTGGTCGTCATTCGCTGGCGTCAAGCCTTCCAGCGTCTTGATCGCCCTCAACAGAGCGATGCCGCCGCCCGGCAGGATGCCTTCTTCCACCGCGGCGCGGGTGGCGTTCAGGGCATCGTCGACGCGGTCCTTCTTCTCCTTGACCTCGACCTCGGTCGCGCCGCCGACGCGGATCACCGCGACGCCGCCGGCGAGCTTGGCCAGACGCTCCTGGAGCTTCTCACGGTCGTAGTCCGAGGTCGTCTCCTCGATCTGCGCCTTGATCTGCGCGACGCGGGCCTCGATCTCGGTCTTGGAACCGGCGCCATCCACAATCGTGGTATTCTCCTTCTCGATACGCACCTTCTTGGCGCGGCCGAGCATGTTGAGCGTGACATTCTCCGCCTTGATGCCGAGATCCTCGCTGACCGCCGTGCCGCCGGTGAGGATGGCGATATCCTCGAGCATGGCCTTGCGGCGGTCGCCGAAGCCCGGAGCCTTGACGGCCGCGACCTTAAGACCGCCGCGCAGTTTGTTGACGACGAGGGTGGCGAGAGCTTCGCCTTCGACATCTTCCGCGACAATCAGCAGCGGCTTGCCGGTCTGCACGACGGCTTCCAGCAGTGGAAGCATCGTCTGCAACCCCGAGAGCTTCTTCTCGTGGATCAGGATGTAAGGATCTTCCAGCTCCGCGATCATCTTCTCGGAGTTGGTCACGAAATAGGGTGAGAGATAGCCGCGGTCGAACTGCATGCCCTCGACGACGTCGAGCTCGGTCTCGGCGGTTTTGGCCTCCTCGACCGTGATCACGCCCTCGTTGCCGACCTTCTGCATCGCCTCGGCGATCATCGCGCCGATGGTGCGGTCGCCATTAGCGGAGATGGTCCCCACCTGGGCGATCTCGTCGGAATTGGTGACCTTCTTGGAGTGCTGCTCCAGCGATTTGGTCACCGCTTCGACGGCGAGATCGATGCCGCGCTTCAGGTCCATCGGGTTTGCGAGGAGATCGACGAGCGGGTGCAGGCCTTCCTCGACCGGCCGATCGAGGGCGACTGGCCCTATCTCTGGATCGACGCCACCTATGTGAAGGTGCGCCAGGCTGGCCGGATCGTCTCGGTCGCGGTGATCGTGGCGGTCGGCGTCAACAGCGACGGCCGGCGCGAGGTGCTGGGGATGGATATCGGCCCGTCCGAGGCCGAGACCTTCTGGGCCGCGTTCCTGCGCAAGCTGGCGCGGCGCGGTCTGCGCGGCGTCAAGCTCGTCGTCTCCGACAGCCATGAGGGCATCAAGGCCGCCGTCTCGAAGGTCCTCACCGCAACCTGGCAGCGTTGCCGGGTTCACTTCATGCGCAATGCGCTCGCCCATGCCGGCCGCTCGGGGCGGCGGGTCGTCTCGGCCTTCATCGCCACCGCCTTCGCCCAGAACGATGCGGTCGCTGCCAGCCAACAATGGCGCAAGGTCGCCGACCAGCTCAGGCCGACCGTTCCGAAGCTCGCGGCCCTGATGGACAAAGCCGAGACCGAGGTGCTCGCCGACATGACCTTCCCGGCGCAGCATCGCGCCAAGCTCCATTCGACGAACCCGCTGGAGCGTCTCAACGGCGAGATCAAGCGTCGGACCGAGGTCGTCGGCATCTTCCCCAACGAGGCCGCCATCACCCGGCTCGTCGGCGCCATCCTGCTCGAACAGAATGATGAATGGGCCGTCCAGCGGGCTCGCTACATCACGCTGGAAAGCATCGCCCCGATCAGCGATGATCCGCTCGTCAGCCTGCCCGCCGTGGCCGCCTGACCAGCCCGGCCAACGCCGGCGCTCGACGGTTCCTGCCGTCAGCTACACCACGACCGGGGACACGACCGGAGGATGTGGTCCGGTATTTACTCGAACCCCTCCTACTCGCGTTTCGCGAGCTCATGCGATCGACCGGCTCGGCCTCGGACAGGATCGCTTCATCTCGCCTGCCACTGATCGATACGCCTCCGGGGCGCGCAGGTGCGCGCGGCATCATGCCGAGTCATGAAGCGATGGAGGATGACATGCTGTTATCGGACTTTGGCCGCCTCGGGTACGACCCGTTTCTGGAAATGCGGCGCATGCAACAGGAAATGAATCAGCGTCTGGCTGGTCTCAGGTCCAACGCCGCTCAGGAGTTTCCGCCAGTCAATCTTTGGCTTGGCGAAAACAGCGTCGCGGTGACTGCAGAGCTGCCTGGCATCGCTGCCGACGATGTCGATCTGACCGTGCGTGAAAATACGCTGACATTGAAGGGCGAACGCAAGTCGCAGGACGAGACGTCCGTCTGGCATCGCCGCGAGCGCCCCAGCGGACGATTCTCCCGGACGATCCAGCTGCCGTTCCGCGTCGACCCGGAACAGGTGGAGGCGCGCTTTGACAACGGACTGCTCGAAGTCGAGCTGCATCGACCGGAGGCGGACCGGCCCAGGAAAATCCAGATCAAGGGATGAGTGGAGGCAAACATGGCTCAAGAACTGCAGACAACCGACCGGCAGGTCCCGAGCAAGCTTGACGGTAGTGAACGGACCCGCTCGCGCCAGGTATTCGTGCCGCGCGCCGACATCTACGAGACACCGGACCAGGTGGTTCTTCTCGTTGATATGCCCGGCGTCGCTTCGGACGGAGTTGATATCACGCTCGAGAAGCGAACGTTGGCGATCCGCGGTTACGCTGCCGACCAGCAGCGCGAAAACTATCGCCAGATCTATGCCGAGTATGGCGCGGGCGACTATGAGCGCGTTTTCACGCTGTCCGAGGACATCGACCGCGATGCCATCGAGGCGTCGCAGAAAGACGGCGTCCTGCGCCTCGTCCTGCCCAAGGCCGCGCCGGCCAAGGCTCGCAAGATCGAGCTCAAGACCGCTTAAGTCATGCACCACAAGGAGGTTGACGATGCCAATCAGAGACCTGATCCCCTGGGGTAGCAACAAGGGGAGCGAAATCGCGAAGCGGGAGGAGGATAACCCCGTCTTCTCCCTCCAACGTGATGTGAACCGGATTTTCGATGATTTCTGGAAGCGGTTCGATCAACCGGTCGGGGCGTTCGGACGCTGGGCTCCTGACGGGCCAAAAGCCGACGTTACCGAGACGGAAAACGCATTGGAAATCTCGATTGAACTTCCGGGCATCGACCAGAGCGAGATCGATATTTCGCTCACCAACGGTCGTGTCCCCGGTCGTGGTGTAGCTGACGGCAGGAACCGTCGAGCGCCGGCGTTGGCCGGGCTGGTCAGGCGGCCACGGCGGGCAGGCTGACGAGCGGATCATCGCTGATCGGGGCGATGCTTTCCAGCGTGATGTAGCGAGCCCGCTGGACGGCCCATTCATCATTCTGTTCGAGCAGGATGGCGCCGACGAGCCGGGTGATGGCGGCCTCGTTGGGGAAGATGCCGACGACCTCGGTCCGACGCTTGATCTCGCCGTTGAGACGCTCCAGCGGGTTCGTCGAATGGAGCTTGGCGCGATGCTGCGCCGGGAAGGTCATGTCGGCGAGCACCTCGGTCTCGGCTTTGTCCATCAGGGCCGCGAGCTTCGGAACGGTCGGCCTGAGCTGGTCGGCGACCTTGCGCCATTGTTGGCTGGCAGCGACCGCATCGTTCTGGGCGAAGGCGGTGGCGATGAAGGCCGAGACGACCCGCCGCCCCGAGCGGCCGGCATGGGCGAGCGCATTGCGCATGAAGTGAACCCGGCAACGCTGCCAGGTTGCGGTGAGGACCTTCGAGACGGCGGCCTTGATGCCCTCATGGCTGTCGGAGACGACGAGCTTGACGCCGCGCAGACCGCGCCGCGCCAGCTTGCGCAGGAACGCGGCCCAGAAGGTCTCGGCCTCGGACGGGCCGATATCCATCCCCAGCACCTCGCGCCGGCCGTCGCTGTTGACGCCGACCGCCACGATCACCGCGACCGAGACGATCCGGCCAGCCTGGCGCACCTTCACATAGGTGGCGTCGATCCAGAGATAGGGCCAGTCGCCCTCGATCGGCCGGTCGAGGAAGGCCTGCACCCGCTCGTCGATCTCCTCGCAAAGCCGCGAGACCTGGCTCTTCGAGATGCCGCTCATCCCCATCGCCTTGACCAGGTCGTCGACCGAGCGGGTCGAGATCCCCTGGATGTAGGCCTCCTGGATCACCGCGGTGAGCGCCTTCTCCGCCATGCGACGCGGCTCGAGGAAGCCCGGAAAGTAGGAGCCCTTGCGCAGCTTGGGGATGCGCAGCTCGACCGTGCCGGCGCGCGTCTCCCAGTCACGCTCGCGATAGCCGTTGCGCTGGGCCAGCCGATCCGGGCTCTTCTCGCCGAAACCGGCGCCCGTCAGGCTGCCGACCTCCAGCTCCATCAGGCGCTGGGCGGCAAAGCCGATCATCTCGCGCAGAAAATCCGTGTCGGGGCTCTTCTCCAGCAGCCCGCGCAGGCTCATCATCTCGTCGGTCATCGGGGATCTCTCGGTTCGGGGTTGGCATTCGCAACCCAAACCTAACCGGCAATCGCCGATGACCGCCCGTCAGCTACACCATCACTAGGGACGCGACCGAGCCCTCAGGCTCTCTTGACTATGCTGTATCGCTCGACGGACCGCCGCTGTCGTCGTGGCGCTCCCATGGTGAACCTGGCCCATAGCGCATCCCTCCAGCTTTGCGAAAAGACTGCACCATCAAATGCCGGGATCAAACATCTAGCTCGCTGGTAGCAGATGTCGGTCCTTATACGGGTGGTTGGCGCATCCGAAGCGGCAAGGCGGAGCCATTCAGCCTCCTGGGCTTCCTTCCAGTTCCGGCAGGTCCGCCCGCAGCCAGGCGAGACGAGCGATGGCGTGCCCGGCGAGAGCTTGGACGCGCACCAACTCCTGTTCGTCGTGAAGATCATCGGCCGCTTCGAGATAGCGCTCGCTGAGCCACTCGGCCAGGACTTCGGGGCGATCGGAAAGTGTCGGTGGATAGGATCCGGCGGGAACACTGATCGGTGAACCTTCGAGCTCGCGCGCGTGCCGCCTTGCCGCCTCCGCAAATGCCTTCAGGCGCGGTTGCTCGGCAGGCGGCGCCCGCGCTGACATCTGCTCGAGGAGCTCGGCAAGTCGGCGCTCAAGCGAAGCCGTGGCCTGGCCCGATGCACTGCCCCCGGCTTCGTCGATGGGGCCTGGGCGGCCCGAGTGGAAGGCCCGGCGGCGTTCGCGTCGCAGTGTGGCGACATGACCGAGTTCTTCGTGCGCCATCGCTTCCGCAGCCTGCTGAATCTCGGGATCTGCTGCCTGAGCCGCAACGTAACTCCAGAATGCAAAGGCCCTTTCCTCATTACGCACGGCCATTGCCAACGCACGATAGGCGCTCAGAAGCTGGGGATCCGTGGTGGAGATACCTTCATCGTCAAATGTTTCCGGCAGTTTCCACCGGATCAGAGCCGAGTCGGGGGCCTTTCCCTTCATCTGTTGCGACCAATGCGCAACCTGAGCCAGATGCCCCTGCTCATCGGCTGAGAGGCGCTCGAAAACCGCCGCAAGCCCGAAGTTGCCCGCGCCTTTCATACGCTCGGCAATCTCGGCGTAGCGGTGGGCGGCCTCGCGTTCCATGGCGTGCGCGATCGAGAACAACTCCTCCAGCGTTCTCACCGGCGTCGACGGCTCGGCTTTAAGTAGCGACATCCAGCCTCCTTGCCTATCGATGGCAATTTTCGGAAGATGACGGTCGAGATCCATGCTCGTCAATCGCCGAGCAGGGACCCGTCAGTGTTGATCACGTTCCAATGGCCTCTATGGTCAGGAACTGCGTTCAGGATAGGACGTTCCCTGTTGGCTTTCTCGGCGACGACCCAAAGGCTACATTTCAGCGCGGTTTCGCAGATTGTGCGAGCCGCGCTAGTCGTTGCGGCGCTGCTTGCGCTCGCGGGAACGGCTCTCGCGGCGGGGCGGGTGCAGGAATTCCTGTCGAAGGTTGGCCCCAGTGATTTCTTTGCGCAAGCCGATCGTTTCGGCCCAGCGCAGGGCGATCCGCCATTGGTGCCGGCCTACCGCGGCGGTGAACTCCTCGGCTATGTCTATCTGAACTCGGATTTCGCAAACGCGACCGGTTATTCCGGCAAGCCCATCCACATGCTGGTCGGCATCGACCCGCGAGGCGTCATCCGTGGCGTGAAGCTTGTCGATCACAAGGAACCGATCGTCCTGATCGGCATCCCCGAGCAACGCATCGTCGAGGCGATGAACCGGCTTGTCGGGAAGGACCTCGTCCCCGTGGCCACCGGCGCCGAGCGGCCGCCTCAGGTCGACATCGTCAGCGGCGCGACCGTGACCGTGCTCGTCATGGGCGACAGCGTCGTGCGCTCAGCCGTCCGGCTGATCAAGAGCGGACGGCTCGGCGCTGGAAGGCAGCCATCACCCGCCGCATCGGCGCCCCCGGCCGTGAAGGCCGTGGACTTCGACAAGAGTGAGCGGCGCGCTTGGGAAGCTCTGCTCGGGGACGGATCGGTACGCCGCCTGTCGCTGACCATTGGCGAGGTCAGCGAAGCTTTCGCGAAGGCCGGCAGCCAGGCTGCGGCCGACAATCCCGAACCGGGCGATGCAAACGACCCGTTCATC comes from the Bosea sp. (in: a-proteobacteria) genome and includes:
- a CDS encoding IS256 family transposase, which encodes MTEDRLALAELSAKSGDPDFLRAIAESVLQLIMEADVDGLIGAGRYERGEARQTWRNGYRDRTLDTRLGTLNLKIPKMRSGAYFPGFLEPRKTVEKALVAVIQEAWINGVSTRKVDELVQAMGMTGISKSSVSKLCKDIDERVNAFLKRPLSGDWPYLWLDATYLKMREGGRIVSVAAIIAVAVDTDGKREIVGLHIGPSEAEPFWTSFLRDLVRRGLTGVKLVISDAHEGLKAALVRVLGATWQRCRVHAMRNALAYVPKGQHTMVAAAIRQAFIQPDHDSAVQTWRHVADQLRARWPKLGSFMDDAEADVLAYMAFPAQHRSKLHSTNPLERLNKEVKRRADVVGIFPNEDSIVRLIGAVLLEANDEWQLQHRYMQVEAMADLNTPAIEDERPLQITPKAA
- a CDS encoding Hsp20/alpha crystallin family protein, whose product is MRSTGSASDRIASSRLPLIDTPPGRAGARGIMPSHEAMEDDMLLSDFGRLGYDPFLEMRRMQQEMNQRLAGLRSNAAQEFPPVNLWLGENSVAVTAELPGIAADDVDLTVRENTLTLKGERKSQDETSVWHRRERPSGRFSRTIQLPFRVDPEQVEARFDNGLLEVELHRPEADRPRKIQIKG
- a CDS encoding ferritin family protein, giving the protein MDLDRHLPKIAIDRQGGWMSLLKAEPSTPVRTLEELFSIAHAMEREAAHRYAEIAERMKGAGNFGLAAVFERLSADEQGHLAQVAHWSQQMKGKAPDSALIRWKLPETFDDEGISTTDPQLLSAYRALAMAVRNEERAFAFWSYVAAQAADPEIQQAAEAMAHEELGHVATLRRERRRAFHSGRPGPIDEAGGSASGQATASLERRLAELLEQMSARAPPAEQPRLKAFAEAARRHARELEGSPISVPAGSYPPTLSDRPEVLAEWLSERYLEAADDLHDEQELVRVQALAGHAIARLAWLRADLPELEGSPGG
- a CDS encoding IS256 family transposase — translated: MTDEMMSLRGLLEKSPDTDFLREMIGFAAQRLMELEVGSLTGAGFGEKSPDRLAQRNGYRERDWETRAGTVELRIPKLRKGSYFPGFLEPRRMAEKALTAVIQEAYIQGISTRSVDDLVKAMGMSGISKSQVSRLCEEIDERVQAFLDRPIEGDWPYLWIDATYVKVRQAGRIVSVAVIVAVGVNSDGRREVLGMDIGPSEAETFWAAFLRKLARRGLRGVKLVVSDSHEGIKAAVSKVLTATWQRCRVHFMRNALAHAGRSGRRVVSAFIATAFAQNDAVAASQQWRKVADQLRPTVPKLAALMDKAETEVLADMTFPAQHRAKLHSTNPLERLNGEIKRRTEVVGIFPNEAAITRLVGAILLEQNDEWAVQRARYITLESIAPISDDPLVSLPAVAA
- a CDS encoding Hsp20/alpha crystallin family protein — protein: MAQELQTTDRQVPSKLDGSERTRSRQVFVPRADIYETPDQVVLLVDMPGVASDGVDITLEKRTLAIRGYAADQQRENYRQIYAEYGAGDYERVFTLSEDIDRDAIEASQKDGVLRLVLPKAAPAKARKIELKTA